CATCGCCGAGCGCCTGGGTGCCTGGGAGGAACGGTATCCCGGGGTCTCGGTCAACCTCGAGGTTCAGTTCGACCGGCCGGCGGACGCGTTGATCGCCGCCTCCGAAGGCGCCCAGTTGGTGGTTGTGGGCAGCCGAGGCCGAGGCGGGTTCACCGGAATGCTGCTGGGCTCGGTGAGTTCCGCGGTTGCCCAAGAAGTTCGCGTGCCGGTCATCGTTGCGCGGCCGAGGTAGCGGCGCCGGCGGGGGAACTGCGGAGTGGGAACTGGCGGATCTTGTCGACAGGAAGCCGCGGCCGCTGCGGGGTGACAGCATCGCCGCGGGGGTAGAAGCCTTCTCGCGCGAGGCGGCCTCGGACTCAGGTTGCGCTGTGCAGGGGATGGATGATGTGTGCGCAGCATTGTGTGACCGGGACGTCGAGACGCTTTTGTCCGCGAGTTGGCGGATGAGACCGTGGTGACAGGCGGTGACCGGTGCATTGTGGCGGTGGACGCCGATGCGTTGTCATTGCCTGGGTGAACCGGTGAGACGGGTGGCCAGGGCAGATGAGGGAATGAACGGCACCGGTTCACACGTTGGCCCGATCGAGGTCGATCTCGATATGGATCACGGTTCCTTCGAGATGACGTGAACAGGGCCAGCCGGCGTCGGTGATCACGTGGAGCATCGAATAGTTCTCCGCGAGCACCTCAGCGACCAGATGGTCGATGCCGTTGCGCTTCGCGGCTCTTCCGAGCTGCAGGAGCAGCGCCGTGCCCACTCCGCGGAAATGTTCTCCATGGGCGACAACCACGGCGACCTCCGCGTAGCCCTGCTGCCGCGTCGACTTGACGTAGTTCGCCACCCCGAGTAGACCCTCGGAGTCGAAAGCGCCGACTGCGTACTGATCAGGCGACAGTTCCGTGAGCGACCGTGCCCACTTCTGCAGATCCGCCGGATGCACGGTGAAGAACCGCAGATAGCGTTCCTCCTCCGTCAATGTCTGGTGAAGGGCCATCACCCGGTCCGAATCGGCAGGCGCCAGCGGGCGTATGACGATGACCGTCCCATCCGTGAGGATGGCGTGCGACGCCTGCTGGGAAAGATGCCCGTCCATGCGTTCGGCTCAGTGAACGACCAGGATCGAATGTCCGCCGGATCCGATGATCCGGGCCACCGAAGCGCCGTCGACGCGGCCGACGACGATCATCTCCACCAAATCATCGATGCGGTCGGACAGATCACCGGTGATCACTTGAGGTATTCCATGAGGTGAGACCACTGGCCGAACGACGACATCTGGATAACACCGCGTCCACCTGTCGATGCGTTGCCCGATATCGTCGCGATGGATGTCGCCGAAATGACGGGACTGGATATCGACGGCAAGAATCGGAAGACGACGCAATCTCGCCTCCTCCATCGCCGCTTCGATCACCGGTTCGTTGTCCGCGCGGCCTTCGACGCCGACCAGGATCCACCCAGGGCGTGCCGCCGGTTCGCGCTGCTTTCCGATGATGGCCACGGGACACTGGGCGTTACGGGCAATCGCTGCTGCGGTGGCGCTCAATGGTGCACCGTCTGCGCAGGCGATTTCCGCCGTGCCCAGACAGATCATCGTTGCATGGCTCGATTCTTCGATCAGCGCGGACTCCACTGGTCCCCAGAGGATTTCGGTTTCCAGCTTCACCGGGATCTCGGTGGCCTCCACTGCCGCCGTCGCCTCGCGCAGCGCGGACTCGGCATATTGCGTGTCCAAGCGCAGCCGGTCTGCGTACGTTGCGGGCTTCTCGGCGTCGACGTCGCGCACCTCGATGACGTGGACGATGCGAA
This genomic window from Mycolicibacterium goodii contains:
- a CDS encoding universal stress protein, which produces MGTDGSPASELATEIAFREAVLRGVDLVALHVLVDSDMSGLFAAEWSALQAVVQKPIAERLGAWEERYPGVSVNLEVQFDRPADALIAASEGAQLVVVGSRGRGGFTGMLLGSVSSAVAQEVRVPVIVARPR
- a CDS encoding GNAT family N-acetyltransferase, giving the protein MDGHLSQQASHAILTDGTVIVIRPLAPADSDRVMALHQTLTEEERYLRFFTVHPADLQKWARSLTELSPDQYAVGAFDSEGLLGVANYVKSTRQQGYAEVAVVVAHGEHFRGVGTALLLQLGRAAKRNGIDHLVAEVLAENYSMLHVITDAGWPCSRHLEGTVIHIEIDLDRANV
- a CDS encoding universal stress protein, coding for MTPAVRAALRLRCYRDVYSVHSRVRSAVMWRAPTPVVVCVDGSDAGLRAATWAVREAVNRDVPLRIVHVIEVRDVDAEKPATYADRLRLDTQYAESALREATAAVEATEIPVKLETEILWGPVESALIEESSHATMICLGTAEIACADGAPLSATAAAIARNAQCPVAIIGKQREPAARPGWILVGVEGRADNEPVIEAAMEEARLRRLPILAVDIQSRHFGDIHRDDIGQRIDRWTRCYPDVVVRPVVSPHGIPQVITGDLSDRIDDLVEMIVVGRVDGASVARIIGSGGHSILVVH